The Edaphobacter sp. 12200R-103 genome contains a region encoding:
- a CDS encoding D-glycero-beta-D-manno-heptose 1,7-bisphosphate 7-phosphatase: MSHKALFLDRDGVVNVEIGYLSRIEDVEFVPGIFSLCRTAMRLGYRLVIVTNQAGIARGYYDEAAFESLMDWMREQMYAQGVELDGVYYCPYHPEHGIKDYKREHEDRKPGTGMLRKAMKELDISLADSVMVGDRCSDIAAANSAGLRQAFLLEGTENAGCSGHSLAVKSLAEVERWLEAHTGGFEPASPKAVDG, from the coding sequence ATGAGTCACAAGGCGCTTTTTCTTGATCGTGACGGTGTTGTCAACGTCGAGATTGGATACCTCTCTCGAATTGAAGACGTGGAGTTTGTTCCCGGCATCTTCTCGCTCTGCCGGACCGCGATGCGTTTAGGCTATCGTCTCGTGATCGTCACCAACCAGGCGGGAATTGCACGCGGATATTACGATGAAGCAGCATTCGAGTCTCTGATGGACTGGATGCGAGAGCAGATGTATGCCCAGGGGGTCGAACTGGATGGGGTGTACTACTGTCCGTATCATCCCGAGCACGGTATCAAAGACTACAAGAGGGAACACGAGGACAGAAAGCCGGGCACGGGCATGCTGCGAAAGGCGATGAAAGAGCTGGATATATCTCTCGCAGACAGTGTAATGGTGGGCGACAGGTGCAGCGATATTGCCGCGGCGAATAGCGCCGGTCTCCGTCAGGCCTTTCTGCTGGAGGGGACCGAGAACGCTGGTTGCAGCGGTCACTCTCTGGCGGTCAAGAGTCTGGCTGAAGTCGAGCGCTGGCTCGAAGCCCATACAGGCGGATTCGAGCCGGCATCACCGAAAGCCGTAGATGGTTAG
- the rfbC gene encoding dTDP-4-dehydrorhamnose 3,5-epimerase: MQIFDTPLHDVRLLRPRRFIDNRGWFAEVFNASSFAAAQIPHTFVQDNQSFSIKGVLRGLHYQLVKPQGKLVRVLSGHIWDVAVDLRRDSPQFGKWAGFHLKPRNDDGELEMLWIPEGFAHGFLVLSESADVLYKTTNPYYQEGERAIVWNDPTLKIEWPLDILNGTPLQVNTKDAKGSLFLNAELP, from the coding sequence ATGCAGATTTTTGACACTCCACTGCACGATGTCAGGCTTCTACGGCCTCGACGCTTCATTGACAATCGCGGCTGGTTCGCCGAGGTCTTCAACGCGTCTTCCTTCGCCGCAGCACAGATTCCTCATACCTTTGTACAGGATAACCAATCCTTCTCCATAAAGGGAGTTTTGCGTGGGCTTCATTATCAACTAGTTAAGCCCCAGGGCAAGCTCGTTCGCGTCCTCTCCGGACATATCTGGGACGTCGCTGTCGACCTCAGACGAGATTCCCCGCAATTCGGCAAGTGGGCCGGCTTCCATCTGAAGCCTCGCAACGACGATGGCGAACTCGAGATGCTATGGATTCCTGAAGGCTTCGCTCACGGGTTTCTCGTACTCTCTGAGTCCGCAGACGTGCTCTATAAGACCACGAATCCTTATTATCAAGAGGGTGAGCGTGCGATCGTCTGGAACGATCCGACACTGAAGATCGAGTGGCCGTTGGACATTCTTAACGGTACGCCGCTGCAGGTGAACACGAAGGATGCCAAAGGCAGCCTCTTTCTGAACGCAGAACTCCCTTAG
- a CDS encoding sugar transferase encodes MQAEYQSPESRAAAIEDSYSYTETISRPVFRMTASLEREPSVFFRYRIVKRCIDILLILIFSPIVMLVVGIVAAMVILSSPGPIFYSHRRIRKNGAFFSMWKFRTMCVNSAEVLDEYLASHPEARAEWNSTHKLRHDPRITPAGSFLRRYSLDELPQLWNVLVGHMSLVGPRPIVAAEVEKYADSFECYCRVKPGLTGLWQVSGRSELTYEERVALDCYYVNRWSLRTDIKILLKTFAAVLKQDGAY; translated from the coding sequence ATGCAGGCTGAGTATCAATCTCCTGAGTCGCGCGCAGCGGCTATCGAAGATTCTTATTCGTACACGGAGACCATCAGCAGGCCGGTATTCCGGATGACCGCCTCTCTGGAACGAGAGCCTTCTGTTTTCTTTCGCTACCGGATCGTCAAACGATGTATCGACATACTGTTGATTCTGATCTTTTCTCCAATCGTTATGCTCGTCGTGGGGATCGTAGCGGCAATGGTGATTCTCAGCTCCCCCGGGCCAATCTTCTACTCTCATCGTCGGATTCGGAAGAATGGGGCGTTCTTCTCGATGTGGAAATTCCGGACGATGTGTGTCAACTCCGCTGAGGTGCTGGACGAATATCTGGCTTCGCATCCGGAAGCCCGGGCAGAGTGGAACAGCACCCATAAACTGCGCCACGACCCCAGAATTACTCCCGCAGGATCGTTTCTGCGTCGCTACAGTCTGGACGAGCTGCCTCAGCTTTGGAATGTACTGGTGGGACACATGAGTCTGGTAGGTCCACGTCCGATTGTGGCAGCAGAGGTAGAAAAGTATGCCGACTCATTCGAATGCTACTGCAGAGTGAAGCCTGGCCTTACAGGGCTTTGGCAGGTCTCCGGCAGGAGCGAGCTGACGTACGAAGAGCGCGTTGCATTGGACTGCTACTATGTAAATCGCTGGTCTCTGCGGACGGATATCAAGATTCTGTTGAAGACATTCGCGGCAGTCCTGAAACAGGATGGGGCCTATTAG
- a CDS encoding DciA family protein: MAWAVVCGKALAQHAIVTGYDPSGILHVEVCDSVWLKQLEDMRGHLQAELARMAGVKVAELHFIVRESRRATLYSEEAGAE; encoded by the coding sequence ATGGCCTGGGCCGTAGTCTGCGGTAAGGCGCTGGCGCAGCACGCAATTGTGACCGGGTATGACCCCTCGGGAATTCTCCATGTGGAAGTGTGCGACAGTGTCTGGCTCAAACAACTGGAAGACATGCGCGGCCATCTGCAGGCAGAGCTGGCGCGAATGGCTGGAGTAAAGGTGGCCGAGCTGCACTTTATAGTAAGAGAGAGCCGTCGAGCTACACTTTATAGTGAAGAGGCAGGAGCGGAGTGA
- the gatC gene encoding Asp-tRNA(Asn)/Glu-tRNA(Gln) amidotransferase subunit GatC translates to MSGQSGVTIEDVRRVAELANLELTSEEEPRMQRDLNAVLDYIAQLNELDTSDVPPMAQVGEVLEGQKTHNYGEALRSDTVQPSLDRAAVMAAAPETDGRFFKVPKVIER, encoded by the coding sequence ATGAGTGGGCAGTCTGGAGTAACGATCGAGGACGTAAGAAGAGTGGCGGAATTGGCGAATCTGGAGCTTACATCAGAAGAAGAACCGCGCATGCAGCGGGATCTCAACGCCGTCCTCGATTACATCGCTCAGCTGAATGAACTGGACACCAGTGATGTTCCGCCAATGGCTCAAGTGGGCGAAGTGCTCGAAGGACAGAAGACTCATAACTATGGCGAAGCGCTGCGTAGCGATACCGTTCAACCCTCTCTTGATCGGGCTGCCGTGATGGCAGCTGCACCGGAGACCGACGGGCGCTTCTTCAAGGTCCCGAAGGTAATTGAGCGATAG
- the gatA gene encoding Asp-tRNA(Asn)/Glu-tRNA(Gln) amidotransferase subunit GatA, with translation MTSESLKDLTIDEVRDAIAAGRTTATALAQMHYARIESEDKEIHSYLSLSRERALAQAEKIDAMAQRGELLPPLAGVPIGIKDVLVMRGSPATASSLILKGYRPPYDATSVERLENAGAVLLGKLNCDEFAMGSSNENSAYGPVRNPRAMDRVPGGSSGGSAAAVAAGLAVATLGTDTGGSIRQPAAFCGVVGMLPTYGRVSRYGLIAFASSLDRVGPLTKNVKDAATMLEVLAGKDALDATSSDRDAGGYLQALDRSVEGLKVGIPQEYFGEGLDPEIRAAIEKVLEALKAAGCTVKPVSLPHTRYAVPTYYVVATAEASSNLSRFDGVRYGLRDADAKSLSDMYRKTRDAGFGAEVKRRILLGTYALSAGYYDAYYKKAQQVRTLLTRDFLGAFEEVDILIAPVTPTPAFKLGEKTDDPVKMYLEDIYSVAASLAGICAMSVPCGETSESLPIGVQILGRHFDESTVLRVAKAVESAQPGV, from the coding sequence TTGACATCAGAAAGCTTGAAAGATCTGACCATTGATGAGGTACGTGACGCGATTGCGGCGGGACGTACAACAGCGACTGCCCTGGCCCAGATGCATTATGCCCGCATCGAGTCTGAGGACAAGGAGATTCACAGCTATCTTTCTTTGAGCCGTGAGCGGGCTTTGGCCCAGGCAGAGAAGATTGACGCCATGGCGCAGCGCGGGGAATTGCTCCCTCCGCTCGCCGGAGTGCCAATTGGCATCAAGGATGTGCTGGTGATGCGGGGCAGTCCTGCGACCGCCAGTTCGCTTATCCTGAAGGGCTACAGGCCACCTTACGATGCAACTTCTGTCGAGCGGTTGGAGAATGCGGGAGCTGTTCTACTGGGCAAGCTGAACTGTGACGAGTTTGCAATGGGCAGCTCGAATGAAAACTCGGCCTATGGCCCGGTGCGTAATCCCCGTGCGATGGACCGCGTTCCAGGCGGCTCCAGCGGCGGTTCCGCAGCCGCCGTGGCTGCCGGGCTGGCCGTTGCGACCCTCGGTACGGACACCGGAGGCTCCATCCGCCAGCCGGCTGCCTTTTGCGGGGTGGTTGGGATGCTGCCGACCTATGGCAGAGTCAGCCGGTATGGCCTGATTGCCTTCGCATCGTCTTTGGATCGTGTCGGTCCCTTGACCAAGAACGTGAAGGATGCCGCGACCATGCTCGAGGTGCTGGCGGGAAAGGACGCGCTGGATGCGACTTCGTCGGACCGTGATGCAGGGGGATATCTGCAGGCGCTCGATAGGTCCGTAGAGGGGCTGAAAGTAGGAATTCCGCAAGAATACTTTGGCGAGGGCCTGGATCCGGAGATTCGCGCCGCGATTGAAAAGGTACTCGAAGCTCTGAAAGCCGCCGGCTGCACCGTAAAGCCGGTAAGTTTGCCTCATACCCGCTATGCGGTTCCCACCTATTATGTGGTTGCGACGGCGGAGGCCTCATCAAACCTCTCCCGCTTTGACGGCGTGCGTTACGGACTGCGCGATGCGGATGCTAAGTCCTTGTCGGACATGTATCGCAAGACTCGCGATGCTGGCTTCGGCGCAGAGGTCAAACGAAGGATTCTGCTGGGAACCTACGCTCTGAGCGCGGGATATTACGATGCATATTACAAGAAAGCCCAGCAGGTCCGCACATTATTGACGCGGGATTTTCTGGGTGCATTCGAGGAAGTCGATATATTGATCGCCCCCGTTACTCCCACTCCGGCGTTTAAGCTCGGTGAGAAGACGGATGATCCCGTCAAGATGTATCTCGAGGATATCTATTCGGTGGCGGCAAGCCTCGCCGGTATCTGCGCTATGAGCGTACCCTGTGGCGAGACAAGTGAATCATTGCCGATAGGAGTTCAGATCCTCGGCCGCCATTTTGATGAATCCACCGTGTTGCGAGTCGCGAAAGCAGTTGAGTCTGCCCAGCCAGGTGTCTGA
- a CDS encoding SLBB domain-containing protein, which yields MRPPLRRLVAIQSVAAFLLCGAVAISAQQLPVQTLGGSNTDQSNCSPSDPSCGSMVNQIPFESRTPQQTGTLPAGAVIPSTQAGTQQNQTQSQQQYYRFSQLPLDAPTEFQQMVANSVGKMLPIFGANLFRNPPSTFAPATVVPVTPDYVLGPGDELVIQSWGQVSTDGRFRVDRSGDIFVPQVGTLHVAGLRFDQVQPALKSRMDKLFRNYSLNVTMGQLRSIQVIVVGQARQPGTYTISSLSTLVNAIFTTGGPSAQGSLRHIQLKRGGQLVVDFDLYDLLVRGDKSKDVPLLAGDVIYIPPAGPQVAVAGNVKVPAIYELRSPENTSVEDVLELAAGLTNTASRDKVRLERIDERHTRRTMEVSLQTEAKTTMVQDGDLLEIVAVAGEFKDSVTLRGNVANPGRYAWKPGMRVKDLIPTKDALITRDYWLKRSQLGQPMLTYVPTCLPTTPYGVPNLRYGIPVGEAGDDPFWRYSSIDEYRALKGYPAINFDRVPERNDLISPSTMYSRRDPAREPAMDSDGGLDCSQYTEVPYYVSNFALMSQQNNSQTANNAGNPETVAAQTQAALGTTAANQTSAASASLGADSRPTVTNFRPKNDVKLSEPDIDWSYAVIERQDKETLTTSLLPFNLGKVVLQGDASQNLELQPGDVVTIFSKADLRVPQSQQTRFVRLEGEFMSSGIYSVKPGETLRQLVARAGGLSPDAYLYGAEFTRESTRRVQQQRLNEYVDQIALQASTIATANASRSINPQDTAAATAQQAQAQTIIANLRKARASGRVVLELPPDANNINQLPDLPLEDGDRFIVPRVPSTVSIEGAVYNQNAFLYDPHRRLGDYVKLAGGATRDADKNRAYVIRAGGAVISKQYSSSLRGNGFNSLRLYPGDTVVIPLNLDKGKTMRLVVDIAQIVGQFGIAIAAANTVLGQ from the coding sequence ATGCGGCCGCCCCTGAGGCGGCTTGTCGCAATTCAGTCTGTTGCCGCGTTTCTGCTTTGCGGGGCTGTCGCCATATCGGCTCAGCAGCTTCCTGTGCAGACCCTGGGAGGCAGCAACACCGATCAGTCCAACTGCAGCCCCTCCGACCCCAGTTGCGGAAGTATGGTGAACCAGATTCCGTTTGAGTCGCGTACGCCGCAGCAGACAGGTACCTTGCCTGCTGGAGCTGTAATTCCATCAACTCAGGCTGGCACACAGCAAAACCAGACTCAGTCGCAGCAGCAGTATTATCGTTTTTCGCAACTGCCCCTGGACGCTCCGACGGAGTTCCAGCAGATGGTCGCGAACTCTGTGGGTAAGATGCTGCCAATCTTTGGCGCCAACCTGTTCCGGAATCCGCCCTCCACGTTTGCTCCGGCGACCGTAGTTCCCGTCACCCCGGACTATGTGTTGGGGCCGGGCGATGAACTCGTGATCCAGTCCTGGGGACAGGTGTCAACCGACGGACGTTTCCGGGTTGATCGCTCTGGCGACATCTTTGTTCCCCAGGTGGGCACGTTGCATGTTGCCGGGCTGAGATTCGACCAGGTCCAGCCTGCGCTGAAATCTCGGATGGATAAGTTGTTTCGCAACTACAGCCTCAACGTAACCATGGGGCAACTGCGATCGATCCAGGTTATCGTCGTCGGTCAGGCGCGCCAGCCGGGAACATATACCATCAGCTCTCTCAGTACGCTGGTCAACGCAATCTTCACGACAGGTGGACCATCGGCACAGGGAAGCCTTCGCCATATTCAACTGAAGCGCGGCGGTCAGCTGGTAGTCGATTTCGACCTTTACGACTTACTGGTTCGAGGGGACAAATCCAAAGACGTACCGCTGCTTGCAGGCGATGTTATTTATATCCCGCCTGCCGGTCCGCAGGTGGCGGTCGCGGGAAACGTAAAGGTCCCTGCGATCTATGAGTTGCGGTCCCCAGAAAATACCAGCGTCGAGGATGTCCTGGAGCTCGCGGCAGGGCTAACGAATACTGCTTCGAGGGATAAAGTTCGCCTTGAGAGAATCGACGAGCGCCATACGCGCAGAACGATGGAGGTCTCACTCCAGACAGAGGCGAAGACTACCATGGTTCAGGACGGGGATCTGCTTGAGATCGTCGCTGTTGCCGGTGAGTTCAAGGATTCTGTAACGCTTCGAGGAAACGTCGCGAATCCGGGCCGGTATGCCTGGAAGCCTGGAATGAGAGTTAAGGACCTCATTCCGACCAAGGATGCCCTCATCACTCGGGATTACTGGTTGAAGCGAAGTCAACTCGGCCAGCCGATGTTGACCTATGTTCCTACCTGTCTTCCCACCACTCCTTACGGGGTTCCAAATCTCCGCTATGGGATTCCGGTCGGAGAAGCCGGCGATGATCCTTTCTGGCGCTACTCCTCGATTGATGAATATCGAGCGCTCAAAGGCTATCCTGCGATCAATTTTGACCGTGTTCCCGAAAGAAACGACCTGATCTCGCCTTCGACGATGTATTCGCGGCGCGATCCGGCTCGCGAGCCTGCGATGGATTCAGATGGCGGCCTGGATTGCTCCCAGTACACCGAAGTTCCCTATTACGTCAGCAACTTCGCGTTGATGAGTCAGCAGAACAACTCGCAGACGGCTAACAATGCCGGTAATCCAGAGACTGTAGCGGCTCAGACCCAGGCAGCACTTGGGACAACCGCAGCCAATCAGACCAGCGCAGCGAGTGCGAGTCTTGGAGCAGATTCCCGTCCTACCGTCACCAATTTCCGTCCGAAGAACGATGTCAAGCTCAGTGAGCCTGATATTGACTGGTCTTATGCGGTAATTGAGCGTCAGGACAAGGAGACCCTTACAACGTCGCTGCTGCCATTCAACCTCGGCAAGGTTGTTCTCCAGGGAGATGCTTCCCAGAATCTGGAATTGCAGCCGGGTGATGTTGTCACGATCTTCTCCAAGGCAGACCTTCGCGTTCCGCAGTCGCAGCAGACCAGATTTGTTCGCCTGGAAGGCGAATTCATGTCTTCCGGTATCTACAGCGTGAAACCCGGCGAGACGCTGCGGCAACTGGTGGCGAGAGCGGGTGGTTTATCGCCCGATGCATATCTCTACGGTGCGGAGTTCACCAGGGAATCGACGCGCCGGGTACAACAGCAGCGCCTGAACGAATACGTCGACCAAATTGCCCTGCAGGCAAGCACGATTGCGACCGCGAATGCGAGCCGCTCCATCAATCCCCAGGATACTGCTGCCGCGACAGCACAGCAGGCCCAGGCTCAGACGATCATCGCGAATCTGCGAAAGGCACGGGCCAGCGGACGGGTGGTGCTGGAGCTGCCACCTGACGCCAATAATATCAATCAGCTTCCCGACCTTCCCCTTGAAGACGGGGATCGCTTTATCGTGCCACGTGTTCCATCCACGGTAAGTATCGAGGGTGCGGTCTACAACCAGAATGCGTTTCTTTACGATCCCCACCGTCGGCTTGGCGATTATGTGAAGCTCGCCGGTGGAGCAACAAGAGACGCCGACAAGAATCGCGCATATGTTATCCGTGCGGGAGGAGCTGTGATCAGCAAGCAATACAGTTCTTCTCTACGTGGAAATGGCTTTAATTCACTTCGTCTCTATCCTGGCGACACTGTTGTTATTCCATTGAACCTGGATAAGGGGAAGACGATGCGCTTGGTCGTTGATATCGCCCAGATCGTAGGCCAGTTCGGTATCGCTATCGCCGCTGCCAATACAGTACTGGGGCAGTAG
- a CDS encoding transketolase family protein: MRTAFIEQLCTLAEQDDRIWLVCGDLGYSVLEAFSDRFPDRYLNAGVAEQNMTGIAAGLALAGKTVFTYSIANFPVMRCLEQIRNDVCYHNLNVKIVSVGGGLAYGSHGYTHHGVEDLAVMSVMPNMTVVAPGDPVEARAATTELAKAHGPAYLRLGKAGEPVLHPQKIHFEIGRTIQIQDGNQLTLISTGGMLGTAIEACRTLVSDGYSVRLLSMPTLVPLDRKAIHHAVHETRAILTIEEHGIGGLGTRTAEVIAEMGEAIRFHPLRLQPSPIKVAGSQIQLREEQNLSVAGIIRTAKALLR, encoded by the coding sequence ATGAGGACAGCATTCATCGAGCAGCTTTGCACACTAGCCGAACAGGATGATCGCATCTGGCTGGTTTGTGGCGATCTCGGCTATTCGGTCCTTGAGGCATTCTCTGATCGCTTCCCCGACCGCTATCTCAACGCGGGAGTGGCGGAACAGAATATGACAGGCATTGCAGCGGGCCTTGCGCTTGCAGGAAAGACCGTCTTTACATACTCGATCGCAAACTTTCCTGTCATGCGGTGCCTAGAGCAGATTCGTAATGACGTCTGCTACCACAATCTGAATGTGAAGATCGTCTCTGTTGGCGGCGGTCTTGCCTACGGAAGCCATGGCTACACGCACCACGGAGTGGAAGATCTTGCGGTTATGTCTGTGATGCCGAACATGACCGTAGTAGCGCCTGGCGATCCTGTCGAAGCCCGGGCTGCGACCACGGAACTGGCCAAGGCTCACGGCCCCGCTTATCTGAGGCTCGGCAAAGCTGGCGAGCCGGTCCTTCATCCTCAGAAGATTCATTTCGAAATTGGAAGGACGATTCAGATTCAGGACGGCAATCAGCTGACACTCATCTCTACAGGGGGAATGCTGGGAACAGCTATCGAAGCCTGTCGAACACTTGTATCGGACGGCTATTCCGTACGCCTTCTCAGCATGCCTACCCTTGTACCACTGGATCGAAAGGCGATCCACCATGCCGTTCATGAGACGCGCGCAATCCTCACAATCGAAGAGCACGGCATCGGGGGGCTCGGTACAAGAACAGCCGAGGTAATTGCTGAGATGGGAGAGGCAATTCGTTTTCATCCCCTGCGCCTGCAACCTTCTCCCATCAAAGTGGCGGGATCACAGATACAGCTTCGAGAGGAGCAGAATCTGAGTGTAGCGGGCATCATACGCACAGCAAAGGCGTTGCTGCGCTGA
- a CDS encoding transketolase gives MMQEEVDLAQIAKRLRVHAVRMVHRSKASHLGSCLSMADILASLYWQVLRIRPEQPEWAGRDRFILSKGHGAAILYATLAERGFFPLSDLITYCEAGSRLTGHATSGVPGVELSSGSLGHGLPVGCGLALAAKREGKENRTFVLVSDGELDEGSNWEAILFAPQHQLDNLTLIVDYNKIQSFGRVEEILELEPLVDKFKAFRWAVREIDGHNLQQVMDAFTALPFERNKPSVVIAHTVKGKGVSFMEDKLAWHYKSPSDEQILMALEELGVTE, from the coding sequence ATGATGCAAGAGGAAGTTGATCTCGCACAGATTGCCAAGCGACTGCGCGTACACGCTGTTCGCATGGTTCATCGATCGAAGGCGTCTCATCTCGGAAGCTGTCTCTCGATGGCAGATATTCTCGCCTCGCTCTATTGGCAGGTGCTTCGTATTCGTCCCGAGCAGCCGGAGTGGGCAGGCCGGGACCGATTCATTCTCAGCAAGGGCCATGGCGCTGCAATTCTGTATGCGACGCTCGCGGAGCGGGGGTTCTTTCCCCTGTCAGATCTGATTACTTACTGCGAAGCCGGATCCCGCCTGACCGGACATGCAACCAGCGGCGTTCCCGGCGTGGAACTCTCCTCCGGCTCTCTGGGACATGGGCTTCCGGTGGGGTGCGGCCTGGCGCTGGCTGCGAAACGTGAAGGAAAAGAGAACCGTACCTTCGTCCTAGTAAGCGATGGGGAACTTGATGAAGGTTCTAACTGGGAAGCGATCTTATTCGCACCCCAGCACCAGCTCGACAATCTCACCTTAATCGTCGACTACAACAAGATTCAGAGCTTTGGCCGGGTGGAAGAAATTCTCGAACTCGAGCCATTGGTCGATAAGTTCAAGGCTTTTCGCTGGGCTGTCCGCGAGATCGACGGACACAATCTTCAACAGGTTATGGATGCTTTCACCGCCCTTCCCTTCGAACGCAACAAACCGAGTGTCGTGATCGCGCACACCGTCAAGGGGAAGGGGGTCAGCTTCATGGAAGACAAATTGGCATGGCACTACAAATCCCCTTCCGATGAACAGATCTTGATGGCGCTGGAAGAGTTGGGAGTGACTGAATGA
- a CDS encoding NAD(P)-dependent oxidoreductase, whose translation MRCLVTGATGFVGSWLVRRLIADQHSVAILTRPTSDTWRISSCLSHLHRIEGDLIDIQRSKEAIQEFAPEIVFHLAWTGGNSSKFLNDISQVYSNVPGTLELMRIVSESNATTFINFGSCVEYGEYHIPVRESDIVQPKNLYGSAKYAVERLMQEMAPALSLRFASLRLFWAYGPADDPARLIPSLIMKMLKKEHLAMTKGEQLWDYLYIEDAIEAIVGVMNTSTAHGIFNLGSGHPKPLRMIAEKIAVLIGNGSLPGFGEIPYRPDQVMHLEADISRLHEATGWKPRVGIDDGLKTTVAWYKENQ comes from the coding sequence ATGAGATGTCTCGTCACCGGAGCAACAGGATTTGTAGGCTCCTGGCTTGTACGCCGGCTGATTGCGGACCAGCATTCGGTCGCAATTCTAACTCGTCCGACAAGTGATACATGGCGTATTAGCTCCTGTCTCTCTCATTTGCATCGAATCGAAGGCGATTTGATTGACATACAACGTTCGAAAGAAGCCATACAGGAGTTCGCCCCCGAAATCGTTTTTCATCTTGCCTGGACAGGCGGAAACAGCAGCAAATTCTTAAATGACATCAGCCAGGTCTATTCCAATGTCCCTGGAACCCTGGAACTGATGCGGATAGTGTCCGAGTCCAACGCAACTACATTTATCAATTTTGGCAGCTGTGTTGAGTATGGCGAATATCACATCCCTGTAAGGGAGTCCGACATCGTTCAACCGAAGAATCTGTATGGGAGTGCGAAATATGCGGTAGAGCGGTTGATGCAGGAGATGGCTCCCGCCCTGAGTCTTCGGTTTGCTTCCCTTCGTCTGTTCTGGGCTTATGGACCTGCTGATGATCCTGCTCGCCTCATTCCCTCTCTCATTATGAAGATGCTGAAGAAAGAACATCTTGCTATGACCAAAGGAGAGCAACTGTGGGACTACCTCTATATTGAGGATGCGATCGAGGCCATCGTGGGGGTCATGAATACATCGACTGCTCATGGAATCTTTAACCTGGGTTCTGGCCATCCAAAACCGCTACGGATGATAGCAGAAAAGATTGCAGTCCTCATCGGGAATGGATCGTTGCCAGGATTCGGTGAGATCCCTTACCGCCCCGATCAGGTCATGCATCTTGAGGCTGATATCAGCCGTTTGCATGAGGCTACAGGCTGGAAGCCGCGCGTCGGCATCGACGACGGCCTGAAGACGACGGTCGCATGGTACAAGGAAAATCAATGA